The following are encoded together in the Montipora foliosa isolate CH-2021 chromosome 12, ASM3666993v2, whole genome shotgun sequence genome:
- the LOC137980496 gene encoding synaptotagmin-7-like, producing MNSSVVVAAGLATGIPVVVLVSIYVVYCCCRRKLEDRSQEPRLWRRDAHTCRDPYIPPFVPRIVQKFVQHSHHGTRKSSSATSIQTSPVEEKSFFSEDSGSYRTAPDDSGLPEKRHSLGSFEALNVPTVRRTSLLQLSTSSGESSESIYEQRKSSDVKSPRNFPKSSSKSFEFVRPIPVKPLITITRVESRDDMSTTKAHVPDADPSGQSHSDSQVLPIRRSPKPSRSLDNVSVPSRSSQERKRSTDRSLGGTGKKKESTSGVEGDQSKQATPARIPVNIPSKVIHSRKDGRRRSSHSGLGRLNVALHYKQTTCDLFIKILQARELPPKDLRNNTSSPYIRVYALPSRRHNHRTTVIEKSLHPVWNELFIISGLTLSDIRQLALQFLVIHHQPVSRNVVIGEVILTLGTMDLSGDEVNVWKELRPHHFQNILGELHLSVCHQPLSSKLSVTILEARNLPKISSLNIGDPYVKLELFSTNHRLAKKKTRVKKKTVNPKFAQTFTFDLGGKMSLDHMTLMCTVMVQDSSGCHERIGQVVLSTAAGDGPEFDHWSQVVCNPHCPIDQWHVIHE from the exons ATGAATAGTTCAG TGGTGGTGGCAGCTGGCTTAGCAACTGGTATTCCAGTTGTGGTTCTTGTGTCGATATACGTGGTATATTGCTGCTGCCGGCGTAAGCTTGAGGATCGTTCACAAGAGCCTCGTCTTTGGCGAAGGGATGCGCATACCTGTCGTGACCCCTATATTCCACCTTTTGTACCAAGGATTGTACAGAAATTTGTGCAGCATTCTCATCATGGAACTCGTAAAAGTAGCAGTGCAACTTCAATACAGACATCGCCTGTAgaagaaaaatcattttttagTGAAGATTCAGGATCGTACCGAACAGCCCCAGATGATTCTGGCTTGCCAGAAAAAAGGCACAGTCTGGGAAGTTTTGAGGCTCTTAATGTGCCAACAGTTAGGAGAACTTCACTTCTTCAACTTAGTACATCCAGTGGAGAAAGCTCTGAAAGTATCTACGAGCAAAGAAAGAGCTCGGATGTTAAGTCCCcaagaaattttccaaaaagtAGTAGCAAGTCATTTGAATTTGTAAGGCCTATTCCTGTGAAGCCGCTCATAACAATCACGCGAGTAGAATCTAGAGATGACATGAGTACCACAAAAGCTCATGTACCCGATGCAGATCCCAGTGGACAGAGTCATTCTGATTCACAAGTTTTGCCAATCAGGAGGTCTCCTAAGCCTTCTCGTAGCTTAGATAATGTATCAGTACCCTCAAGATCAAGTCAGGAGAGAAAGAGAAGTACAGACAGGAGTTTGGGaggaactggaaaaaaaaaagaaagtactaGTGGTGTTGAGGGTGATCAGAGCAAACAAGCAACACCTGCCAGGATCCCTGTGAACATTCCTTCCAAAGTTATACACTCGCGCAAGGATGGTAGACGTAGAAGTTCCCACAGTGGATTGGGGAGACTGAACGTAGCCCTGCATTACAAGCAGACAACATGTGACTTGTTCATAAAG ATTCTCCAAGCACGGGAATTACCCCCTAAGGACCTACGTAACAACACTTCTTCACCCTACATACGAGTATATGCACTTCCATCAAGAAGGCATAACCACAGGACTACAGTGATTGAGAAGAGCTTGCATCCTGTGTGGAATGAACTGTTCATCATCAGTGGACTTACGCTGTCTGACATACGACAACTTGCGTTACAATTTCTCGTCATTCATCATCAACCTGTGTCACGCAATGTTGTTATAGGAGAAGTGATTCTGACATTGGGTACAATGGATCTATCAGGCGACGAAGTTAATGTCTGGAAGGAATTGAGACCACACCACTTCCAGAAT atACTCGGAGAGTTGCATTTATCTGTATGTCATCAGCCTCTTTCTAGTAAACTGTCTGTAACTATTTTAGAAGCAAGGAACTTACCAAAGATTAGCAGCCTTAATATTGGAG ATCCATATGTCAAACTAGAACTTTTCTCAACCAACCACCGGCTTGCAAAGAAAAAGactcgtgtgaagaagaaaacagTAAATCCCAAGTTTGCTCAAACATTTACATTTGATTTGGGAGGAAAGATGTCACTTGATCACATGACCTTGATGTGCACAGTAATGGTTCAAGACTCAAGTGGATGTCATGAGCGCATCGGTCAGGTTGTGTTAAGTACTGCTGCAGGAGATGGACCAGAGTTTGATCACTGGAGTCAGGTTGTATGTAATCCACACTGCCCAATTGATCAGTGGCACGTGATCCATGAATAG
- the LOC137980500 gene encoding potassium channel subfamily K member 6-like — protein MERGTIRLIALVIVYIFYLSVGAAIFSSIEGPYEQRILSDLRKKRDEFILKHPCVTEEELESFVRHVVAAQNMGIQPLGNVSDKKSWGFGSSFFFAGTVVTTIGYGNIAPLSDGGKVFCMVFAVFGIPMTAIMLTAIVERLLQVTDYLEKFMCSTCTVRGIPPSYLRCLHLSIIMCGAVILVIIIPAIFFKFLEDWSYFEALYFCFISLTTIGLGDFVPGDDPKWRKSDYRPLYKVCCVFFFITGLTFLLLILELCAKVPDDHPGMLFSCHKPFIQEEESEPTSTQIKLRPRYSISSRESSSSSPENPKLSRNTYKKISSCDNGDNSR, from the exons ATGGAACGAGGAACAATTCGTCTGATAGCTCTGGTGATTGTTTATATATTCTACCTTTCCGTGGGCGCTGCCATTTTCTCGTCGATCGAAGGACCTTACGAGCAGAGAATATTGTCAGATCTTCGAAAAAAGCGGGACGAGTTTATACTAAAACACCCTTGTGTCACCGAAGAGGAACTTGAGAGTTTTGTCAGACACGTTGTGGCAGCTCAAAATATGGGAATTCAGCCACTCGGTAATGTTAGCGACAAAAAAAGTTGGGGATTTGGCAGTTCGTTCTTCTTCGCAGGAACCGTGGTGACTACAATAG GTTATGGTAACATCGCGCCATTATCTGATGGTGGAAAGGTGTTTTGCATGGtatttgcagtttttggtatacCTATGACAGCTATAATGCTTACAGCAATAGTGGAACGACTACTGCAGGTCACAGATTACTTGGAAAAGTTCATGTGTAGTACCTGCACTGTGCGAGGGATCCCTCCCAGTTATCTGCGATGCTTACACCTGTCAATTATTATGTGTGGAGCTGTTATTCTTGTCATTATAATTCCAGCAATTTTCTTCAAGTTCCTCGAAGACTGGAGCTATTTTGAAGCTCTTTATTTTTGCTTCATTTCATTGACAACAATAGGACTTGGTGACTTTGTACCTGGTGATGATCCTAAATGGCGCAAGAGTGACTATCGTCCACTTTATAAGGTTTGTTGCGTGTTCTTCTTTATCACAGGACTCACTTTCTTGCTTCTTATTCTGGAGCTCTGTGCAAAGGTCCCGGATGACCATCCTGGTATGCTATTCTCGTGTCACAAACCATTCATTCAAGAGGAAGAGTCAGAACCGACTTCAACGCAAATAAAATTGCGTCCGAGATATTCGATATCGAGTCGAGAAAGCAGCTCATCATCTCCTGAAAATccgaaactttccagaaataCGTATAAAAAAATATCATCCTGTGACAATGGTGACAATAGTAGATGA
- the LOC137978878 gene encoding DNA polymerase kappa-like has product MADHSSYFGKEEISDDFEVLEAEDDDSIDWTEIFSAPESNADGNIPSNVGDFNKSHNHFGQNQMVVDKDEKKNTDSTQSLKRMELNDHKAGMVGLDKEKINQIIFEASKGSRFYENEMKKEKQVAERIRKQSACLQKINEEQRHEALQTTDLIVRELEKARDLRRTFVHIDMDAFYAAVEILDNPLLRDKPMAVGGNAMLSTSNYPARRYGVRAAMPGFIAKKLCPDLVIVPPHFEKYKEYSRQVQEVLVEYDRNFVMASLDEAYLDLTEVLKERQKKAEKRTFRKEQRDAVEQGTCEMSADAIVEFGNDAEEVVKELRFRIEQKTRLTASAGIAPNVLLAKVCSDRNKPNGQFLLKPDRQVVLDFVHALPIRKVSGIGRVSEQMLKALGIETCGDLFAKRDLLYLLHSPVSFKFLIRVSLGLGNTSIATDSKRKSIGTEITFPEMSKPEELLDMCDKLCQSLAEDMKKEKLKGKTVTIKLKTVNFEVKSRSLSPLNPVSTYGEIALAAKELLKHEINVCSPDPLKLRLMGVRLSNFQDSISDSSKDGRQNTIKGFLRPQESVATKETPYCAAQTKKLNLEELSTVKIPVNETFTEVGTSVVASLTSPSTNENDSYEFESSSSSAIGVNLSGLPSSALALNCPVCGQKQLTKPGEDAMIELNKHIDLCLNKSTIREIVSENNKSQSSEAIVNIACSSDQLKVAETRNNGGKRKRQQSGAAMSKKATLYSFWSQ; this is encoded by the coding sequence ATGGCGGATCACAGTTCATATTTCGGGAAGGAAGAAATCTCCGATGATTTTGAAGTCTTGGAAGCCGAGGACGACGATTCTATCGATTGGACTGAAATATTTAGTGCACCTGAGAGTAATGCCGATGGGAATATCCCATCAAATGTAGGAGATTTTAACAAATCACACAATCACTTCGGGCAAAATCAAATGGTTGTTGACAAAGACGAAAAGAAAAATACTGACAGCACACAAAGCCTCAAAAGAATGGAGTTGAATGATCACAAAGCAGGAATGGTGGGTCttgataaagaaaaaataaaccaAATCATATTTGAAGCCAGCAAAGGTTCAAGGTTCTACgagaatgaaatgaagaaagaaaaacaagtggCCGAGAGGATAAGAAAACAAAGCGCCTGTCTCCAAAAAATCAATGAAGAACAGAGACATGAAGCATTACAGACCACAGATTTAATCGTaagagaactcgaaaaagctcgTGATTTACGCCGTACCTTCGTTCATATTGACATGGACGCTTTCTATGCAGCGGTTGAAATCTTGGACAATCCTTTATTGCGTGACAAACCAATGGCTGTTGGAGGTAATGCAATGTTATCAACATCAAATTACCCTGCAAGGCGTTACGGCGTCAGAGCTGCTATGCCAGGGTTCATAGCTAAGAAGTTGTGTCCTGACCTTGTCATTGTACCACCTCACTTCGAAAAATACAAGGAATACAGTCGCCAAGTGCAAGAAGTCTTAGTTGAGTACGATCGTAATTTTGTTATGGCTAGTTTAGATGAAGCATATTTGGATCTGACTGAAGTCCTCAAAGAGAGACAAAAAAAGGCGGAGAAAAGAACCTTTAGAAAAGAGCAAAGGGATGCCGTTGAACAAGGAACTTGTGAAATGTCAGCTGATGCAATTGTGGAATTTGGCAATGACGCCGAAGAAGTAGTGAAGGAATTGCGTTTTCGAATTGAACAGAAAACTCGCCTTACAGCAAGTGCTGGAATCGCGCCAAATGTTTTGCTTGCAAAAGTCTGCTCAGATCGTAACAAACCCAATGGACAGTTTCTGTTGAAGCCAGACCGCCAGGTTGTATTAGACTTTGTTCACGCGCTCCCTATCAGGAAAGTAAGTGGAATTGGCAGAGTCAGCGAACAAATGCTCAAAGCTTTGGGAATAGAGACCTGCGGAGACCTGTTCGCAAAGCGAGACCTGCTCTATCTCCTGCATTCTCCGGTCAGCTTTAAATTCTTGATACGAGTTTCTCTTGGTCTTGGAAACACTTCAATAGCCACTGATTCCAAAAGGAAGAGCATTGGAACGGAGATAACTTTTCCAGAGATGAGCAAACCAGAGGAGTTACTTGACATGTGTGATAAGCTGTGTCAGTCATTGGCAGAGGATATGAAAAAGGAGAAACTTAAAGGAAAAACCGTCACCATAAAACTGAAGACTGTCAACTTTGAAGTAAAATCACGATCTTTGTCTCCACTGAATCCCGTTTCGACGTACGGTGAAATTGCTTTAGCAGCGAAGGAGCTGCTGaaacatgaaataaatgtatgctCTCCTGATCCTCTCAAACTTCGCCTCATGGGAGTTCGCTTGTCGAACTTCCAAGATAGCATTTCTGATTCTTCGAAAGACGGAAGACAGAACACAATTAAAGGGTTCTTGAGACCACAGGAGAGCGTAGCCACGAAAGAAACTCCTTATTGTGCTGCACAAACAAAGAAATTGAACTTGGAGGAGCTTTCGACTGTTAAGATACCTGTCAATGAAACCTTCACTGAAGTTGGCACTTCAGTGGTAGCTTCTTTAACTTCTCCCTCGACAAATGAAAATGACTCGTATGAATTTGAGTCGTCGTCTTCTAGTGCGATTGGGGTAAATTTGTCAGGGTTGCCCTCGTCTGCATTAGCACTTAATTGTCCGGTGTGTGGACAAAAGCAGTTGACTAAACCGGGTGAAGATGCCATGATTGAATTGAACAAGCACATTGACTTATGCCTGAACAAGTCGACCATCAGGGAGATTGTATCAGAGAATAACAAATcacaatcaagtgaagctattgtGAACATTGCCTGTTCTTCTGATCAATTGAAGGTCGCAGAGACACGGAACAACGGGGGGAAGAGAAAGCGGCAGCAATCAGGTGCAGCAATGTCAAAGAAAGCAACGCTTTATTCTTTCTGGTCGCAATAA